The sequence ATCCCTTTGATGAAAGCGCTGCGCAGAGGAGCGCTTTGAATCTTTTGAAATTTAGACCTCGTTCAGAATATGAATTAAAACAAAGACTTTTAGAGAAGGGGTTTGCCGAAGAAACTATTAATAATGTAATTTTAAAATTAAAAGAGTTTAAAATGGTAGATGACGCCTTATTTGCTTATTTGTATGCATATGATAAAATGACATATAATAAGAAGGGACCAAAATTAATAAGATTAGAATTAATTAACAAATTTCACATTGATGAAGATTTAGTATATAAAGGAATAGAAAAGGCATTAGAAGAAGTGGATTTAAAAGAAATAATTCGTGAAATAATTAAGAAGAAAGAAAATTATAATGAAAAGAGAAAAATAAAAGAGTATTTGTACAAAAAAGGATTTGATAGTTATATTATTGAAGAAGTTTTAAATGAAGTTGGAGGTGAATAATAATGGAAACATTATATATAGTAATTATAGTCGTATTAGCAGTATTATCGGGCATTTTATATAAAATTGGTTTAACTAAAGGATTAGAAAGAGGTAATAAAGAATTTT comes from Marinitoga litoralis and encodes:
- a CDS encoding regulatory protein RecX, translated to MKKKIDPFDESAAQRSALNLLKFRPRSEYELKQRLLEKGFAEETINNVILKLKEFKMVDDALFAYLYAYDKMTYNKKGPKLIRLELINKFHIDEDLVYKGIEKALEEVDLKEIIREIIKKKENYNEKRKIKEYLYKKGFDSYIIEEVLNEVGGE